The following are from one region of the Streptomyces decoyicus genome:
- a CDS encoding GNAT family N-acetyltransferase: MTTTLCLREITPANFDAAIGLRVRLDQEHLVAPVVKSLAEAYVYPGIAWPRLILDGDRPVGFLMAFFDIDWRGDGTGTDIRSGLWRLNIADGEQGRGYGRFAVESVAAEIRRRGGTRLTTTWHPGTGGPEGFYLGLGFRLTGETSGGQTVGELDLR, translated from the coding sequence ATGACGACCACACTCTGTCTGCGGGAGATCACCCCGGCCAACTTCGACGCAGCGATCGGTCTGCGGGTTCGTCTGGATCAGGAGCACTTGGTCGCGCCGGTCGTGAAATCTCTGGCCGAGGCATATGTGTATCCCGGCATAGCTTGGCCCCGCCTCATCCTTGACGGTGACCGTCCCGTCGGTTTCCTCATGGCCTTCTTCGACATCGACTGGAGGGGCGACGGCACAGGCACCGACATCCGTTCCGGTCTCTGGCGGCTCAACATCGCAGATGGTGAGCAGGGTCGAGGTTACGGTCGCTTCGCGGTCGAGTCCGTTGCTGCTGAAATCCGCCGTCGCGGCGGCACCCGCCTGACCACCACTTGGCATCCGGGCACGGGCGGCCCCGAGGGTTTCTACCTCGGGCTCGGATTCCGCCTGACGGGTGAGACCAGCGGAGGCCAAACAGTCGGTGAGCTGGACTTGCGCTAG
- a CDS encoding IS5 family transposase: protein MRRGDLSDTEWTRLEPHLPKNVGRGGRWKSHRRVLNGILFRQRTGVTWRDLPPRFGKWKTVYDRHRRWSADGTWERILQALQADADAEGRIDWSMVSVDSTSCRAHQHASGARRTAPRVPGRHGRPAQHRPDEALGRSRGGLTCKIHLVSEGRLRPLAFLITPGQWGDSPQLIPVLECVRVPRLSGGRPRTRPDHLGGDKAYSSRRSRRYLRRRQIKHTIPEPKDQRANRRRRGSNGGRPTAFDKDRYRRRNEVERTINALKTFRAVATRYDKRAYVFHGTVTTAAIRLWLRA from the coding sequence GTGAGGCGGGGCGATCTGTCGGATACAGAGTGGACTCGGTTGGAACCACACCTGCCGAAGAACGTGGGGCGGGGCGGGCGTTGGAAGAGTCACCGCAGGGTGCTCAACGGCATTCTCTTCCGTCAGCGGACCGGTGTCACCTGGCGAGACCTGCCGCCGCGGTTCGGAAAGTGGAAGACGGTGTATGACCGGCATCGCCGCTGGTCGGCGGACGGCACATGGGAACGGATTCTGCAGGCTCTCCAGGCCGATGCCGACGCGGAGGGCCGGATCGACTGGAGCATGGTCAGTGTGGACTCGACCTCGTGCAGAGCCCACCAGCACGCCTCGGGCGCCCGTAGGACCGCACCGCGCGTTCCGGGCCGGCATGGTCGGCCTGCTCAGCACCGCCCCGACGAGGCGCTGGGACGTTCCCGAGGCGGACTCACCTGCAAGATCCATCTGGTCAGTGAAGGAAGACTCCGCCCCCTCGCGTTCCTAATTACGCCGGGCCAGTGGGGCGATTCCCCACAGCTCATCCCAGTCCTAGAATGCGTCCGCGTTCCGCGGCTGAGCGGCGGACGCCCTCGCACCCGTCCCGACCACTTGGGCGGCGACAAGGCATACAGTTCCCGCCGGAGCCGTCGCTACCTGCGGCGACGCCAGATCAAGCACACCATCCCGGAGCCGAAGGATCAGCGGGCCAACCGTCGACGCCGAGGCAGCAACGGCGGTCGCCCGACCGCTTTCGACAAGGACAGATACAGGCGCCGCAATGAAGTTGAGCGGACGATCAACGCCCTGAAGACGTTTCGGGCGGTAGCTACCAGGTACGACAAGCGGGCCTACGTCTTCCACGGAACCGTCACCACCGCAGCCATACGGCTCTGGCTCCGAGCCTGA